In bacterium, a genomic segment contains:
- a CDS encoding M48 family metallopeptidase has protein sequence MSIFDMIILAVGVWGLGLVLMFIIGKVLSRATLVSIERDDPNEAISERSRRLRMVYRRVVTLAGMYWYISLPFVAMIIVGVAIAIIYAFISLGHVPVYYVIVLVVGTVISLNAMVRSLLIRNRKEAAPGRAILEAEAPGLWQMTREVAGAVGTRPIDEIWLTPGTDLAVFERGSTGQRMKDLAPRALIIGAGVLEGFEQGAFRAVLAHEYGHFAHRDTAGGEIALRVTNGMMMFAISIGEAGYAVWWNLAFQFLRLYHLLFRRISHGATRLQEVLADRVAVHHYGLEAFQNGLTHIVRRSIRFEKWADDEIRQAVDQKRYLSNLYSLPDSTDHAVMADLEQQVSQKIEMPTSEDNTHPSPRDRFKLGQRIRSACAYQADGFVWDLFHDRVAITAEMTAVIAQRIAQQTSAPVAARVVTNVPDANETAVTSPEETVEPDRDAARIRAEIELKSQQLAALLTELAPLKSRRNKLNIMALTGGALAGALFAFLIVPEAVVIGLLLGMGCGYFATRLYYLLNSAQRDISARLNAEKILKDELARIYANVGPRHERMAASGTKLPVHPPQSDDAVLQCPSCGTSYRPRDYRSDLERIYCSGCKAELPRS, from the coding sequence ATGAGCATTTTCGATATGATCATTCTGGCTGTGGGGGTGTGGGGCCTGGGCCTTGTACTGATGTTCATCATAGGAAAGGTGCTTTCACGAGCCACCCTTGTGTCCATAGAGCGCGATGATCCGAATGAAGCGATCTCAGAAAGATCACGCCGGCTTCGCATGGTCTATCGACGCGTGGTCACGCTGGCCGGAATGTACTGGTATATTTCGCTGCCATTTGTGGCGATGATAATCGTGGGGGTTGCCATTGCCATTATTTATGCCTTTATTTCGCTCGGCCACGTGCCTGTCTATTACGTGATAGTTCTTGTGGTGGGGACGGTGATTAGTCTCAATGCCATGGTTCGGTCACTCTTGATCCGTAACAGGAAAGAGGCAGCCCCCGGACGCGCCATCTTGGAAGCGGAGGCCCCTGGACTCTGGCAAATGACCCGTGAGGTCGCCGGCGCCGTTGGGACGCGTCCCATCGATGAGATTTGGTTGACGCCGGGTACGGATCTGGCGGTTTTCGAGCGGGGGAGTACGGGTCAGCGTATGAAGGACCTAGCCCCCCGTGCGTTGATCATTGGGGCAGGAGTCCTTGAGGGGTTTGAACAGGGTGCGTTTCGGGCGGTGCTTGCGCATGAATATGGTCATTTCGCCCACCGTGATACCGCTGGTGGAGAGATTGCGCTTCGTGTGACAAATGGCATGATGATGTTCGCGATTTCTATTGGGGAAGCCGGGTACGCCGTCTGGTGGAATCTGGCCTTCCAATTCCTTCGACTCTACCATCTGCTGTTCCGCCGGATCAGCCATGGGGCTACCCGGCTGCAGGAGGTCCTCGCCGATCGGGTGGCGGTCCATCACTATGGCCTCGAGGCTTTCCAAAATGGACTCACGCATATCGTCCGGCGGTCGATTCGTTTTGAGAAATGGGCCGACGATGAGATCAGGCAGGCGGTTGACCAGAAGCGATACTTATCAAATCTCTACTCACTCCCGGATTCCACCGACCACGCTGTCATGGCTGACTTGGAACAGCAAGTATCCCAAAAAATTGAGATGCCGACTTCAGAGGATAATACGCACCCAAGTCCACGGGATCGATTCAAACTTGGCCAGCGTATCCGCTCAGCCTGCGCTTACCAGGCTGACGGATTTGTGTGGGATCTTTTCCATGATCGAGTGGCCATCACGGCCGAGATGACCGCCGTTATTGCTCAGCGCATTGCTCAGCAGACATCCGCTCCCGTCGCGGCAAGGGTCGTGACAAATGTTCCTGACGCCAATGAAACCGCTGTGACCTCGCCAGAAGAAACGGTGGAACCTGACAGAGATGCAGCGCGGATCAGGGCAGAGATCGAGCTGAAAAGTCAGCAGCTTGCGGCTCTTCTGACGGAGCTCGCACCACTAAAATCGCGCCGGAATAAACTTAACATTATGGCACTAACCGGAGGGGCTTTGGCGGGGGCCCTTTTTGCTTTTCTGATCGTTCCGGAAGCCGTCGTCATTGGCTTGCTGCTGGGTATGGGGTGCGGTTATTTTGCGACCCGCCTGTACTACCTGTTGAACTCCGCGCAAAGAGACATTTCGGCGCGGTTGAATGCGGAAAAGATACTCAAAGACGAACTTGCCCGTATTTACGCGAATGTCGGTCCCCGTCATGAAAGAATGGCCGCGTCCGGCACAAAACTCCCTGTCCATCCACCCCAATCTGATGATGCAGTACTCCAGTGTCCATCGTGTGGAACGAGCTATCGCCCCCGTGACTATCGTTCGGACCTCGAACGAATATACTGTTCAGGGTGCAAGGCCGAGTTGCCAAGGAGTTGA